A section of the Arcobacter roscoffensis genome encodes:
- a CDS encoding DNA polymerase domain-containing protein produces the protein MKYYIYDLETFPNIFTCVMQNAQTKELRVFELSIRQNDLAKLLKTLQWLSKTDKILVGYNNLNFDYAVLQYLYKNANNYDLNELIYKTFLFADELIKNNTIYKEDKNSILLKQLDLMKIHNFDYKATRVSLKVLEVNMCMDSIEDLNFTIGENLKTDEFDNLIKYNKHDVEATLLFFNHSLESIEFRESLSSKYNEYMLNYSDTKIGKRYFIRNLEEKLGKDICYINGKPRQTVRNFLNFGEIIFDYVKFESFEFQALLKYLKKQYTNDMSKVFSSIKKEDLEELSSFCNLNAKNEASSLHLNYKGFSFYFGTGGLHGSVEGKFYDQSDEYLIIDVDVASYYPSIVIQNRLYPEHLGAEFVDIYKEIRDMRFSYKKGTSQNKMLKLALNSAYGDTNNQFSPFYDYKMTLSITLNGQLMLCMLAEKLMSIDSVSLIQANTDGLTFKIDKKDKTLYENISKNWQEFTGLELEEAIYKKLWIRDVNNYIALKENGEAKKIGAYKYELAWNQNHSCLVVQKAVEAHLLKGISIEEFIHNHRNKYDFLLNTKATKNIDLVLEKVYSLEKTYVKLPNTIRYFISKNGLSLKKILPPLNNTSEQRVIGINVGYKVELCNKIEDFSYEYLDFDFYIKEAYKLIEPFKQKQESLFDFS, from the coding sequence ATGAAATACTACATATATGACCTAGAGACCTTTCCAAATATCTTTACTTGTGTTATGCAAAATGCTCAAACAAAAGAGCTTAGAGTTTTTGAGTTAAGCATAAGACAAAATGACTTAGCAAAACTTCTCAAAACTCTGCAATGGCTAAGTAAAACAGATAAAATATTAGTGGGATATAATAATCTAAACTTTGATTACGCAGTACTTCAATATCTCTATAAAAATGCTAATAACTATGACCTAAATGAGCTTATTTATAAAACATTTCTTTTTGCTGATGAATTGATAAAAAATAATACTATTTATAAAGAAGATAAAAACTCTATACTTCTAAAGCAACTTGACCTTATGAAAATACATAACTTTGATTATAAAGCAACAAGAGTTAGTCTAAAGGTTTTAGAAGTAAATATGTGTATGGATTCTATTGAGGATTTAAACTTCACTATTGGAGAGAATCTAAAAACAGATGAATTTGATAATCTAATCAAATACAACAAACATGATGTTGAAGCAACACTACTTTTTTTTAATCACTCTTTAGAATCTATCGAATTTAGAGAAAGTTTAAGTTCAAAATATAATGAGTATATGCTTAATTATAGCGATACAAAAATAGGAAAAAGATACTTTATTAGAAACCTAGAAGAAAAACTTGGAAAAGATATATGTTATATAAATGGAAAACCAAGACAAACTGTAAGAAACTTCCTTAATTTTGGTGAGATTATATTTGATTATGTGAAGTTTGAAAGCTTTGAGTTTCAAGCTCTTTTAAAATATCTAAAAAAACAGTATACAAACGATATGTCAAAAGTCTTTTCAAGTATCAAAAAAGAAGATTTAGAAGAACTATCTTCATTTTGTAATCTAAATGCAAAAAATGAAGCTTCTTCTTTGCACCTAAACTATAAAGGCTTTTCTTTTTACTTTGGTACTGGTGGGCTTCATGGAAGTGTTGAGGGTAAGTTTTATGACCAAAGTGATGAGTATCTTATCATTGATGTAGATGTTGCTAGTTATTACCCATCTATTGTGATACAAAATAGACTCTATCCTGAACATCTTGGGGCTGAGTTTGTGGATATATATAAAGAGATAAGGGATATGAGATTTTCATACAAAAAAGGAACTTCTCAAAACAAGATGCTAAAACTAGCCCTAAACTCAGCATATGGGGATACAAATAACCAGTTTAGTCCATTTTATGACTATAAAATGACTCTAAGTATCACCCTAAACGGTCAACTTATGCTTTGTATGCTTGCTGAAAAACTTATGAGTATAGACTCTGTTTCACTTATTCAAGCAAATACAGATGGTCTTACTTTTAAAATAGATAAAAAAGATAAAACCTTATATGAGAATATTTCTAAAAACTGGCAAGAGTTTACAGGTCTAGAACTAGAAGAAGCAATATACAAAAAACTATGGATTAGAGATGTAAATAACTACATAGCCCTAAAAGAAAATGGTGAAGCAAAAAAAATAGGTGCTTATAAATATGAACTAGCTTGGAATCAAAATCACTCATGCCTAGTAGTACAAAAAGCAGTAGAAGCACATCTTTTAAAAGGTATCTCAATAGAAGAGTTTATCCATAATCACAGAAATAAATATGACTTTTTACTAAATACAAAAGCTACTAAAAACATAGACTTAGTACTTGAAAAAGTTTACTCACTTGAAAAAACCTATGTAAAACTTCCAAATACTATAAGGTATTTTATCAGTAAAAATGGTCTTTCCCTAAAAAAGATTCTTCCACCTCTAAATAACACTAGTGAGCAAAGAGTAATAGGAATAAATGTAGGATATAAAGTAGAGCTTTGTAATAAAATAGAAGATTTTTCATATGAGTATTTAGATTTTGATTTTTATATAAAAGAAGCCTATAAATTAATAGAGCCTTTCAAACAAAAACAAGAATCTCTTTTTGATTTCAGCTAA
- a CDS encoding hybrid sensor histidine kinase/response regulator — MIGEEVLKNITVLYVEDESLLQEGTTETLELFDINVICAQNGEDGLSTYRLMQDKIDLVLTDIKMPKLNGIDMIKSIREINKEIPVIITTAHQETNFLMKSIELNINAYVLKPIDIYKLKDTLIKAMESKVLKDKLRKKNQELELAIQEIEKKQKLMEVQSRFAAMGEMIAMIAHQWRQPLASIGTVSFNLKNKLLSGKYDLETKEGRFEQTEFFNKKLDDIEGYVQNLTNTIDDFRNFFKSDKIITKTKIENTIKNSIKMINKDFQTNDININFDFKSKSDVNIYENEMAHVFINILKNAQEKLLEKQSNREIKIITEDIEDSVKIEIKDNGGGIDKENMSLIFEPYFSTKKEKNGTGIGLYMSKVIVENNHKGKLLVSNTTEGACFTIVLNTLV, encoded by the coding sequence ATGATTGGGGAAGAAGTTCTAAAAAATATTACAGTACTTTATGTGGAAGATGAGTCTTTGCTTCAAGAAGGAACCACTGAAACTCTTGAACTTTTTGATATAAATGTGATTTGTGCTCAAAATGGTGAAGATGGTCTATCTACATATAGGTTAATGCAAGATAAAATCGATTTAGTTTTGACAGATATAAAAATGCCTAAACTAAATGGTATTGATATGATTAAAAGTATTAGAGAAATTAACAAAGAAATACCTGTTATTATTACTACTGCACATCAAGAAACAAACTTTCTTATGAAATCTATAGAATTAAATATAAATGCTTATGTTTTAAAACCTATTGATATTTACAAATTAAAAGATACATTGATAAAAGCAATGGAATCAAAGGTTTTAAAAGACAAACTAAGAAAAAAAAATCAAGAGTTAGAACTGGCAATTCAAGAGATTGAAAAGAAACAAAAACTTATGGAAGTTCAGTCAAGATTTGCAGCAATGGGTGAAATGATAGCTATGATAGCTCATCAATGGAGACAGCCTTTGGCGTCAATTGGAACAGTTTCTTTTAATCTAAAAAATAAGTTACTATCTGGAAAATATGATTTAGAAACAAAAGAGGGAAGATTTGAGCAAACAGAGTTTTTTAATAAAAAATTAGATGACATTGAGGGCTATGTACAAAATTTAACTAATACAATTGATGATTTTAGAAACTTCTTTAAATCAGACAAAATAATAACTAAAACAAAAATTGAAAATACTATAAAAAATAGTATAAAGATGATAAATAAAGATTTTCAAACAAATGATATTAATATAAACTTTGACTTTAAAAGTAAAAGTGATGTGAATATTTATGAAAATGAAATGGCACATGTATTTATAAATATATTAAAAAATGCTCAAGAAAAACTCTTAGAAAAACAATCAAATAGAGAAATTAAAATAATTACTGAAGATATAGAAGATAGTGTAAAAATAGAGATAAAAGATAATGGTGGTGGAATTGATAAAGAGAATATGAGTCTTATTTTTGAACCATATTTTTCAACAAAAAAAGAGAAAAATGGTACAGGTATTGGTCTTTATATGTCTAAAGTTATTGTTGAAAATAATCACAAGGGTAAACTATTGGTAAGTAATACTACTGAGGGTGCTTGTTTTACAATAGTTTTAAATACATTAGTATAA
- a CDS encoding response regulator transcription factor, with translation MDYGLLKKYTKDFNVLFVEDDVDFRKEFSELLLDIFPNVTTAEDGLDGLDKYQEYYKNNNKYFDLVISDIKMPKLDGVELIDSIYKIKEDQIVIILSARNEFNYLLPLVNLGIHQFFTKPIDYSTFLEDIFKLSNQMYHNKSNNKKNTIAINEELEWDKDRKLLARNNETIKLTKNEHRFVETILNNNGKVCTVENLINVIWNDDFEVDADISHLKSLIYRLRKKVPDLHIKNIYGMGYIHDN, from the coding sequence ATGGATTATGGTTTATTAAAAAAATATACTAAAGATTTTAATGTTCTTTTTGTAGAAGATGATGTTGATTTTAGAAAAGAGTTTTCAGAATTGCTTCTTGACATATTTCCCAATGTTACTACAGCAGAAGATGGACTTGATGGTTTAGATAAATATCAAGAGTACTATAAAAACAACAACAAATACTTTGACTTAGTCATTTCAGATATAAAAATGCCAAAACTAGATGGTGTAGAATTAATTGATTCTATATATAAAATAAAAGAAGATCAAATTGTAATTATTCTCTCAGCTAGAAATGAGTTCAATTACTTATTGCCTTTAGTTAATTTAGGTATTCATCAGTTTTTTACCAAACCTATAGATTACTCAACTTTTTTAGAAGATATATTTAAACTATCTAATCAAATGTATCATAATAAATCAAATAATAAAAAAAATACAATTGCAATCAATGAAGAACTAGAATGGGATAAGGATAGGAAATTATTAGCTAGAAATAATGAAACAATTAAACTTACAAAAAATGAACATCGTTTTGTAGAAACTATACTTAATAACAATGGCAAAGTATGTACTGTTGAAAACCTTATAAATGTTATTTGGAATGATGATTTTGAAGTTGATGCAGATATTAGCCATCTAAAAAGTTTGATTTATAGATTAAGAAAAAAAGTACCAGATTTACACATAAAAAACATATATGGAATGGGTTATATTCATGATAATTGA
- a CDS encoding ABC transporter ATP-binding protein has translation MLQIKSLKKSYSQGSTEVKIYEDLNFHVKEASKVAIMGKSGSGKSTLLSLISGIIKPTSGDILLDGVSYKDMKEEQINDFRASNIGFVFQNFHLVSYLNALENVMLPAKVCGIKNPKEKAVELLESVGLGHRLDHLPSELSGGEKQRVAIARALIHNPKIILADEPSGNLDEDTGIAVMDKLFELISKNNTTLILVTHSKDVAARCEQTYSLNHGNLDKC, from the coding sequence ATGCTACAAATCAAATCACTTAAAAAATCATATTCACAAGGCTCAACTGAAGTAAAAATCTATGAAGATTTAAATTTTCATGTAAAAGAAGCTTCAAAAGTTGCAATCATGGGAAAATCAGGAAGTGGAAAGTCAACCCTACTTTCACTAATCTCAGGAATCATCAAACCAACATCAGGAGACATTTTACTTGATGGTGTTTCATATAAAGATATGAAAGAAGAACAGATAAATGACTTTAGAGCTTCAAATATAGGCTTTGTATTTCAAAACTTTCATCTTGTTTCATACTTAAACGCACTAGAAAATGTAATGCTTCCAGCAAAAGTATGTGGTATAAAAAATCCAAAAGAAAAAGCAGTTGAACTTTTAGAGAGTGTAGGATTAGGACATAGGCTTGATCACTTGCCATCAGAACTAAGTGGTGGGGAGAAACAAAGAGTTGCAATAGCAAGAGCTTTGATACACAATCCAAAAATTATCCTAGCAGATGAACCAAGTGGAAATTTAGATGAAGATACTGGAATAGCTGTAATGGACAAACTTTTTGAACTAATCAGTAAAAACAATACAACTTTGATTTTGGTAACTCACTCAAAAGATGTAGCTGCTAGATGTGAGCAGACTTATTCACTAAATCATGGAAACCTAGATAAATGTTAG
- a CDS encoding arylesterase: protein MKKIIFILCIITLQILTANSSTKTILFLGDSLTEGLGVSKNQAYPNLVQELAKKELNKNIKAINGGVSGSTTNDALSRLKWYLKRKPDIVFIALGANDGLRGLNLTQSQKNLEEIIDYAKKAKAKVLLAGMIIPPNYGPVYSKEFEKMYLEIKEKYNLKFMPFLLKNVAGVQSLNQADGIHPNAKGHKIMSKEVFKFLKEEL, encoded by the coding sequence ATGAAAAAGATAATTTTTATCCTATGTATAATAACACTACAAATTTTAACAGCAAATTCAAGTACAAAAACTATCCTATTTTTAGGGGATTCACTAACTGAGGGCTTAGGAGTATCAAAAAATCAAGCCTATCCAAATTTAGTACAAGAACTAGCAAAAAAAGAACTAAACAAAAATATAAAAGCTATAAATGGTGGAGTTTCAGGCTCAACAACAAATGATGCCTTATCTAGACTAAAATGGTATCTAAAAAGAAAGCCTGATATTGTATTTATTGCTCTTGGGGCAAATGATGGGCTTAGGGGTTTAAATCTTACTCAAAGCCAAAAAAATCTAGAAGAGATTATAGACTATGCCAAAAAAGCGAAGGCAAAAGTACTATTAGCAGGTATGATAATCCCACCAAATTATGGACCTGTCTACTCAAAAGAGTTTGAGAAAATGTATCTTGAAATCAAAGAAAAATATAATCTTAAATTTATGCCCTTTTTACTAAAAAATGTGGCAGGAGTACAAAGCTTAAATCAAGCAGATGGTATACATCCAAATGCTAAAGGTCATAAAATCATGTCAAAAGAAGTATTCAAGTTTCTAAAGGAAGAGTTATAA
- a CDS encoding transporter substrate-binding domain-containing protein — translation MKFIVFIFLVFSFLYADTSVLTQKEKEWIKNNTVKVGITDLYPLSYLNKEYQKDGFANDILELIIKKYQIKTRTVDVNQGNIEFAFENGEIDLIPLVNNSNAKSKFGSYSSEILQVNRILFVKQDNNSIETFDDIKNKKVAIINQPGSIENIRKKHPDITILETNDMRESVEKLLEGSVSGIIASPIIIQRFLEENLTIGLKAMPLISFEPSNLYLFTNKKKPELYSIIEKGLNSITIKEEKEIFDKWFLKDLAKLPLKLTKEELAYLEKKKSINMCVDPDWMPFEKIQNHKHVGIAADYMKDFQKKLGIPFDLIESQNWTQSLDYVKKRNCDILALVMDTEKRREYMNFTKPYITAPLVLVTKRTVTFISDLKTLKDKKIGIQKDFAYNEIIRKNYPNIEIINQEHLRNGLEKVERGELFGQVTTHLNVAYAFQEEFYGSLQISGKFDDEWKLSVGVRNDDLILLNIFNKLVSSISEQTTQKIMNDWVSVKYEKVFDYELFWKVTAFFVFILLVILYTYMLQRRYIKKLTRVKDEIEMLNSTLEKKVQIRTQELELSNKELKFKTQELENLNDTLDSRIKEEINNRKRQEQLLIQQSKLAEMGEMISMIAHQWRQPLSALSTIIQNIHLRYSLGKLDKDYIENQRVLSNALTEKMSTTIEDFRNFFKPNKEKHLFSINDTINQTIFLIDDSFKSHSIKIDKQLSKDITIYGFESELSQVLLNIIKNSKDAFLDNQVENPLIRILTKQVETHIKILISDNAGGINESLLDKIFEPYFTTKDSFNGTGLGLYMSKIIIEQNMRGELKVKNIKDGVQFTIYIPISKLKKR, via the coding sequence TTGAAATTTATTGTATTTATATTTTTAGTTTTTAGTTTTTTATACGCAGATACATCTGTTTTAACTCAAAAAGAAAAAGAGTGGATAAAAAACAATACTGTAAAAGTTGGAATTACTGATTTATATCCACTAAGCTATTTAAATAAAGAATATCAAAAAGACGGCTTTGCAAATGATATTTTAGAGTTGATTATAAAAAAATATCAAATAAAAACAAGAACAGTAGATGTTAATCAAGGTAATATAGAATTTGCTTTTGAAAATGGAGAAATTGATTTAATTCCTTTAGTAAATAATTCAAATGCAAAAAGCAAATTTGGAAGTTACTCTTCTGAAATCTTACAGGTAAATAGAATATTATTTGTAAAACAAGATAATAATAGCATTGAAACTTTTGATGATATAAAAAACAAAAAAGTAGCAATTATAAACCAACCAGGAAGTATTGAAAATATAAGAAAAAAACATCCTGATATTACTATATTAGAAACTAATGATATGCGAGAATCAGTTGAAAAACTTCTTGAAGGTTCTGTATCTGGAATAATAGCTTCTCCTATTATTATTCAAAGATTCTTAGAAGAGAACTTAACAATTGGATTAAAGGCTATGCCTTTAATTAGCTTTGAGCCTTCAAACTTGTATTTGTTTACTAATAAAAAGAAACCTGAACTATATTCAATTATAGAAAAAGGTTTAAACTCAATTACTATAAAAGAAGAAAAAGAGATTTTTGATAAATGGTTTTTAAAAGATTTAGCTAAATTACCTTTAAAACTTACAAAAGAAGAGCTAGCATATCTAGAAAAGAAAAAAAGTATAAATATGTGTGTGGATCCAGATTGGATGCCTTTTGAGAAGATTCAAAATCATAAACATGTTGGTATTGCTGCTGATTATATGAAGGATTTTCAAAAAAAGTTGGGGATTCCTTTTGATTTAATAGAGTCTCAAAACTGGACTCAGTCTTTAGACTACGTAAAAAAAAGAAATTGTGATATCTTAGCTTTAGTTATGGATACTGAGAAAAGAAGAGAATATATGAATTTTACAAAGCCATATATTACAGCTCCTTTGGTTCTAGTTACAAAAAGAACAGTTACTTTTATAAGTGATTTAAAAACTTTGAAAGATAAGAAAATAGGAATACAAAAAGATTTTGCTTATAATGAAATAATCAGAAAAAACTACCCTAATATTGAAATAATTAATCAAGAACATTTACGTAATGGTTTAGAAAAAGTTGAAAGAGGAGAACTCTTTGGACAAGTAACAACACATCTAAATGTTGCGTATGCTTTTCAAGAAGAGTTTTATGGAAGTTTACAAATCTCTGGAAAATTTGATGATGAATGGAAATTATCTGTTGGAGTTAGAAATGATGATTTAATACTTCTAAATATTTTCAATAAATTAGTCTCTTCAATAAGTGAACAAACAACTCAAAAAATAATGAATGATTGGGTTTCTGTAAAATATGAAAAAGTTTTTGATTATGAACTTTTTTGGAAAGTTACTGCTTTTTTCGTTTTTATCTTATTAGTGATTTTATATACATATATGTTACAAAGAAGATATATTAAAAAACTAACAAGAGTTAAAGATGAAATAGAAATGCTAAATAGTACTTTGGAAAAAAAAGTACAAATTAGAACACAGGAATTAGAACTTTCAAATAAAGAATTAAAGTTTAAAACCCAAGAACTTGAAAACTTAAATGACACCTTAGATAGTAGAATAAAAGAAGAAATCAATAATAGAAAAAGACAAGAACAGCTTTTGATTCAGCAGTCAAAACTAGCAGAAATGGGTGAAATGATAAGTATGATTGCCCATCAATGGAGACAACCATTAAGTGCTTTAAGTACAATAATTCAAAATATACATTTAAGATATTCACTTGGTAAATTAGATAAAGACTATATTGAAAACCAAAGAGTTTTAAGTAATGCTCTTACTGAAAAGATGTCTACAACTATTGAAGATTTTAGAAACTTTTTTAAACCCAATAAGGAAAAACATCTATTCTCTATAAACGATACTATTAATCAAACTATTTTTCTTATTGATGATAGTTTTAAAAGTCATAGTATAAAAATTGATAAGCAATTGTCTAAAGATATTACAATTTATGGTTTTGAAAGTGAATTATCACAAGTTTTATTAAATATTATAAAGAATTCAAAAGATGCTTTTTTAGATAATCAAGTTGAAAACCCCTTAATTAGAATACTTACAAAACAAGTTGAAACTCATATCAAAATATTGATTTCAGATAATGCAGGTGGAATTAACGAATCTCTTCTTGATAAAATATTTGAACCTTACTTTACAACAAAAGATAGTTTTAATGGTACAGGTTTAGGTTTATATATGAGTAAAATCATTATAGAACAAAATATGAGAGGGGAGTTAAAAGTTAAAAATATAAAAGATGGTGTACAATTTACTATCTATATTCCTATCTCTAAACTAAAAAAAAGATAG